The following coding sequences lie in one Lolium perenne isolate Kyuss_39 chromosome 2, Kyuss_2.0, whole genome shotgun sequence genomic window:
- the LOC127330061 gene encoding cytochrome b561 and DOMON domain-containing protein At3g25290 has product MKPHHSSPSIPFELFSNTVAAMGSPARRQWPLILTSAFLAVSLIAPPASAQTNCTDHMFSGGRVYAACNALGELGASVHWTHHAANGTADIAFRVPAGTAGWAAWAINPSAVGMLGANTVFAYHEPATGSVRVLTAVVDNYAPVLADGNLTFPVHGRGAEYVDGVYDVHATVSLPGNSTRQNIVWQVGSSSADGLPESHQAFGDNIMSSRSWDFSSSDAAVADVPAPRDSVYSTLLRPKNIHGVLNAVSWGVLLPLGVVLARYMRVFPSLDPAWFYLHVACQCSGYVIGVAGWIVGLTLGSKAKGALRYPGHRNIGTALFVLSTLQASALLIRPKKTVKVRFYWNLYHWSVGYTVVVMGVFNVFNGIGILQPDPKYKHTYIGVVLVLAMVAFVLEVLTLTVRFKKNRR; this is encoded by the exons ATGAAGCCGCATCATTCTTCTCCCTCCATTCCTTTTGAGCTCTTCTCCAACACCGTGGCCGCGATGGGCTCGCCAGCGAGACGCCAGTGGCCCCTCATCCTCACCTCCGCCTTCCTCGCCGTCTCGCTGATCGCACCGCCTGCCTCGGCGCAAACCAACTGCACAGACCACATGTTCTCCGGCGGCCGCGTCTACGCGGCGTGCAACGCGCTGGGGGAGCTGGGCGCCAGCGTGCACTGGACGCACCACGCGGCGAACGGGACCGCTGACATCGCGTTCCGCGTGCCGGCGGGCACGGCGGGGTGGGCGGCGTGGGCCATCAACCCGTCCGCGGTCGGCATGCTCGGCGCCAACACCGTCTTCGCCTACCACGAGCCGGCGACCGGCTCGGTGCGCGTCCTCACGGCGGTCGTCGACAACTACGCCCCCGTGCTGGCGGACGGGAACCTCACCTTCCCCGTGCACGGCCGCGGCGCGGAGTACGTCGACGGCGTCTACGACGTCCACGCGACGGTCTCGTTGCCGGGGAACAGCACCCGGCAGAACATCGTCTGGCAGGTCGGCTCGTCGTCCGCGGACGGCCTGCCGGAGAGCCACCAAGCGTTCGGGGACAACATCATGTCGTCCCGGAGCTGGGACTTCAGCTCCAGCGACGCGGCGGTCGCCGACGTCCCTGCTCCGAGGGACAGCGTCTACAGCACATTGCTCCGACCCAAGAAT ATACACGGCGTGCTGAATGCTGTGAGCTGGGGCGTGCTGCTCCCTCTCGGCGTCGTACTGGCGAGGTACATGAGGGTGTTCCCGTCGCTCGATCCGGCATGGTTCTATCTCCACGTTGCCTGCCAATGCAGCGGCTACGTGATCGGCGTCGCCGGGTGGATCGTCGGCCTTACCCTTGGCAGCAAGGCAAAAGGTGCCCTGCGGTACCCTGGACATCGCAACATCGGCACCGCGCTCTTCGTCTTATCAACGCTTCAG GCTTCGGCGCTGCTGATTCGCCCGAAGAAGACCGTCAAAGTTCGCTTCTACTGGAACCTGTATCACTGGTCCGTCGGCTACACAGTGGTCGTCATGGGCGTCTTCAACGTCTTCAATGGCATCGGCATCCTGCAACCTGACCCCAAGTACAAGCACACATACATTGGTGTTGTTCTGGTGCTAGCCATGGTGGCCTTCGTCCTGGAGGTCCTGACGCTGACGGTCAGGTTCAAGAAGAACCGGCGGTAA